A part of Deltaproteobacteria bacterium genomic DNA contains:
- a CDS encoding SCO family protein yields the protein MTQRRFAIQVTVGSVLFVVLAGLVVQQLRTPPAMPRQPALEELGRYGTAPDFSLVERSGRPVSAGDLRGRVWIADFIYTTCQDTCPLQSRSMAALQADLKGHADLRSVSITVDPLTDSTALLSAYADRYGADPDRWLFLTGDVEQIRRIIQDGFRLSAAPVDGATPDPVVFHSSRFVLVDRDGEIRGYYDSNDPRALRRLRENARSLLGGKA from the coding sequence ATGACGCAACGGCGCTTCGCCATCCAGGTGACCGTCGGGTCCGTGCTGTTCGTCGTCCTCGCGGGGCTCGTCGTGCAGCAGCTCCGCACCCCTCCGGCGATGCCCCGGCAACCCGCACTTGAGGAGTTGGGGCGCTACGGTACGGCGCCGGACTTCTCGCTGGTGGAGCGTAGCGGCAGGCCCGTATCGGCCGGGGACCTGCGCGGGCGCGTGTGGATCGCCGACTTCATCTACACCACATGCCAGGACACCTGTCCGCTGCAGAGCCGTTCCATGGCCGCGCTGCAAGCCGACCTGAAGGGCCACGCCGACCTCCGCTCGGTTTCCATCACCGTCGATCCGCTGACCGATTCCACGGCCCTGCTGTCCGCCTACGCGGACCGGTACGGGGCCGACCCGGACCGCTGGCTGTTCCTTACCGGCGACGTGGAGCAGATCCGCCGCATCATCCAGGACGGCTTCCGCCTGAGCGCCGCCCCCGTGGACGGCGCCACCCCCGACCCGGTGGTGTTCCACAGCTCCCGCTTCGTGCTGGTGGACCGCGACGGCGAGATCCGCGGCTACTACGACAGCAATGATCCTCGGGCGTTGCGGCGCCTGCGCGAGAACGCCCGCAGCCTCCTGGGCGGCAAGGCGTAA
- a CDS encoding cytochrome c oxidase assembly protein: MDFRRYKKCPRTQIGGLAAAAVAVLLWVGSAAAQADAGAARDLVSRYLKAIYAQDYAEAYRHVSEHDKGAKSAADYLRENPSFTGAAAELARGLAERIKVGPLSFTTRGDSATVRFDIRLPDANSPELNTLFAGFDPDELNRLTPEQRRRILDAVAEMARAGSLPVVSGEESLELLKEDGRWTVFRNWSEAVRVFFHAEVKEGLPWAFEPVQQMVLAQPGETLHAAYRARNLSDRPVTAKARHVDTPKEAAAKYLDIIQCFCFLRQVLEPGQEKELPLVFRVDYDTAREHGEFHMTYQFYPRDKFPGENGGTAAPGQVQAQAQGTLEVRVKDHRNAIDDFRSVDLHLGKLRLAPNARLRSSDPGWVELAPQLESMDLTRYKDGKAAATVYRGALAPRRFAAVDLQVAEIRAVLAKTGAPGQVKNAVKPIRLGFEVKPGATTVVVLDLELLDLSDHPGRGYELLIKGYELYEDGRLLQKIPPA, translated from the coding sequence ATGGACTTCCGTAGGTACAAGAAATGTCCCCGGACCCAGATTGGCGGGTTGGCCGCCGCCGCCGTGGCTGTCCTGCTCTGGGTGGGCTCGGCGGCGGCTCAGGCGGACGCCGGCGCGGCGCGCGACCTGGTGTCGCGCTATCTCAAGGCGATTTACGCCCAGGACTACGCCGAGGCTTACCGGCACGTCTCGGAGCACGACAAGGGGGCCAAGAGCGCGGCGGACTACCTGCGCGAGAACCCCTCCTTCACGGGCGCGGCCGCGGAGCTGGCGCGCGGGCTGGCGGAGCGGATCAAGGTGGGACCCCTCTCCTTCACGACCCGCGGCGACAGCGCCACGGTCCGTTTCGACATCCGTCTCCCGGACGCCAATTCCCCCGAGCTGAACACGCTCTTCGCCGGGTTCGACCCCGACGAGCTGAACCGGCTGACGCCGGAGCAGCGCCGGCGAATCCTCGACGCGGTGGCCGAAATGGCGCGCGCCGGCAGCCTGCCGGTGGTCAGCGGGGAAGAGTCGCTGGAGCTTCTGAAGGAGGACGGCCGCTGGACGGTTTTCCGGAACTGGAGCGAGGCGGTGCGGGTGTTCTTCCACGCCGAGGTCAAGGAAGGGCTCCCCTGGGCCTTCGAGCCGGTGCAGCAGATGGTGCTGGCGCAGCCTGGGGAAACCCTGCACGCCGCCTACCGCGCGCGCAATCTGTCGGACCGTCCCGTCACCGCCAAGGCGCGCCACGTGGACACGCCCAAGGAAGCGGCGGCCAAGTACCTCGACATCATCCAGTGTTTCTGCTTTCTGCGGCAGGTCCTGGAACCCGGCCAGGAGAAGGAGCTTCCGCTCGTGTTCCGCGTGGACTACGACACGGCGCGCGAGCACGGTGAGTTCCACATGACCTACCAGTTCTATCCGCGCGACAAGTTCCCCGGCGAGAACGGCGGGACGGCGGCGCCGGGACAGGTACAAGCACAGGCTCAGGGCACCCTGGAGGTGCGCGTCAAGGACCACCGCAACGCCATCGACGACTTCCGCAGCGTGGATTTGCACCTGGGGAAGCTGCGTCTGGCGCCCAATGCGCGCTTGCGCTCCTCCGATCCGGGATGGGTGGAGCTGGCGCCGCAATTGGAGAGCATGGACCTGACCCGGTACAAGGACGGGAAGGCCGCCGCCACGGTGTACCGCGGAGCGCTTGCGCCGCGCCGTTTCGCGGCCGTCGACCTTCAGGTGGCCGAAATCCGTGCCGTTCTCGCGAAGACCGGCGCGCCGGGACAGGTCAAGAACGCCGTGAAACCCATCCGCCTCGGTTTCGAGGTCAAGCCGGGCGCGACCACGGTGGTGGTGCTGGACCTGGAGCTGCTCGACTTGAGCGATCATCCCGGACGCGGCTACGAGCTGCTCATCAAGGGTTACGAGCTATACGAAGATGGCCGGCTGCTCCAGAAGATTCCGCCCGCATAG
- a CDS encoding metal ABC transporter permease: protein MGPVLLEPFAYEFFRNGMIASVIVGAVCGYVGVYVVLRRMSYIGHGLAHALFGGAVLSTIVGVNFFIGAGVWALVSAVLIHLISHRRLVGADAAIGVVTTSSFALGVAVVSTYRRFTLDFEAALFGNLLGITATDLWVIALTAAAVAFVMIVIRHQLLFSTFDPEVAPVYGISTNRTELIFILLLAVTIVASTRILGVTLVSAAVVIPPVIGRYLTQRFQTLLLITPVIGAVCAATGMYLSYFIDISSGAMIVLTFALVFFVIGGRRWLRGSR from the coding sequence ATGGGTCCCGTGCTCCTCGAACCCTTCGCCTACGAATTCTTCCGCAACGGCATGATCGCCTCGGTCATCGTCGGGGCGGTGTGCGGCTACGTCGGCGTCTACGTGGTGCTCCGGCGCATGAGCTACATCGGCCACGGGCTGGCCCACGCGCTCTTCGGCGGCGCGGTGCTGAGCACCATCGTCGGCGTCAACTTCTTCATCGGCGCGGGCGTGTGGGCGCTGGTGAGCGCGGTGCTCATACACCTCATCAGTCACCGGCGGCTGGTGGGCGCCGACGCGGCCATCGGCGTGGTGACCACGTCGAGCTTCGCCCTGGGCGTGGCGGTGGTGTCCACCTACCGGCGCTTCACCCTCGACTTCGAGGCGGCGCTGTTCGGCAACCTGCTGGGCATCACCGCGACGGACCTCTGGGTCATCGCCCTCACCGCCGCCGCGGTGGCCTTCGTCATGATCGTCATCCGCCACCAGCTCCTGTTCTCGACCTTCGACCCGGAGGTGGCGCCGGTCTACGGCATCTCCACCAACCGCACCGAGCTGATCTTCATCCTGTTGCTGGCGGTGACCATCGTGGCGTCCACGCGCATTCTGGGCGTCACCCTGGTGTCGGCGGCGGTGGTGATCCCGCCCGTCATCGGGCGGTACCTGACCCAGCGGTTCCAGACCCTGCTCCTCATCACCCCGGTCATCGGCGCCGTCTGCGCCGCCACGGGCATGTACCTCAGCTACTTCATCGACATCTCCTCCGGGGCGATGATCGTGCTCACCTTCGCGCTGGTCTTCTTCGTGATCGGCGGCCGGCGCTGGCTCCGGGGGAGCCGGTAG
- a CDS encoding metal ABC transporter ATP-binding protein, protein MTTEKHTDRVHHVHGRLHGHRHAAGREWSEHGRPIVELVDVSSGYRQTLGIADVNLKLWAAQFLAVVGPNGGGKTTLLRTILGHIRPRQGRVMVNGVAANGSSLASVGYVPQLEQIDLSFPITVEEVVLLGLSRQRRWFRGTSAEERDRAHEILERLNLLELRQRQIRELSGGQQQAAFIARALLGEPELILLDEPTSGLDIRSRDEVVHFLHEINHSGVAILITSHDLNWVAAHLPWVVCLNGHVIAEGDPQAVFNPQVLGETYKGEMVVLQHGDMIMVGERPHSPNGR, encoded by the coding sequence GTGACCACCGAAAAGCACACCGACAGAGTCCATCACGTGCACGGCCGGCTGCATGGGCACCGGCATGCGGCGGGGCGCGAGTGGAGCGAGCATGGGCGGCCCATCGTGGAGCTGGTGGACGTGTCCAGCGGCTACCGGCAGACGTTGGGCATCGCCGACGTGAACCTGAAGCTGTGGGCGGCGCAGTTCCTGGCGGTGGTGGGGCCCAACGGCGGGGGCAAGACGACGCTCTTGCGCACCATCCTGGGGCACATCCGGCCCCGCCAAGGGCGGGTGATGGTCAACGGGGTAGCGGCCAACGGCTCGTCGCTGGCATCCGTGGGCTACGTGCCGCAACTGGAGCAGATCGACCTGAGCTTCCCCATCACGGTGGAGGAGGTGGTGTTGCTGGGGCTGTCCCGGCAACGGCGCTGGTTCCGCGGCACCAGCGCGGAGGAACGCGACCGCGCGCACGAGATCCTGGAGCGGCTGAACCTGCTGGAGCTGCGGCAGCGGCAGATCCGGGAGCTTTCCGGCGGGCAGCAGCAGGCGGCGTTCATCGCCCGGGCGCTGCTGGGCGAACCGGAGCTGATCCTGCTGGACGAGCCCACCTCGGGCCTGGACATCCGCTCGCGCGACGAGGTGGTCCATTTCCTCCACGAGATCAACCACTCGGGCGTGGCCATCCTCATCACCAGCCACGACCTCAACTGGGTGGCGGCGCACCTGCCCTGGGTGGTGTGCCTGAACGGGCACGTCATCGCCGAAGGGGACCCCCAGGCGGTCTTCAACCCTCAGGTGCTGGGCGAGACCTACAAGGGTGAGATGGTGGTGCTCCAGCACGGCGACATGATCATGGTGGGCGAACGGCCCCACTCTCCCAACGGACGCTGA
- a CDS encoding amidohydrolase family protein yields the protein MINVDYPIIDGDGHVVEPDREMAQYLPERFRRIPGNRDYSLFPQDSWAFGVVDPHKQDVPDAAMWLSFLDEAGISATVLYPSNAAAVGMVRRVEWSVDLARAYNDWLHDKFLRQSERLLGVALLPVHDVGACVAELRRCVGELGFVGAILPSISSPLMAYGNPEFDPIFATANELDTMVAIHGGFVGAHNFADPLRTYREVRSLKHVVPLMSHATSMISQGVFDRYPNLRVAYLEAGCGWVPYLMDVLDEQFERKGAADLKRKPSEYLMDPNVYFSFEIEERTLPFFLQLLGDEKLVWPSDYPHERPRAEFFDDLPAFFAREDVSAESKRKILSENPKRLYKI from the coding sequence ATGATCAACGTGGACTACCCCATCATCGACGGCGACGGCCATGTGGTGGAGCCGGACAGGGAGATGGCCCAGTACCTGCCGGAGCGGTTCCGGCGCATTCCGGGGAACCGCGATTACTCGCTGTTTCCGCAGGATTCATGGGCCTTCGGAGTGGTGGACCCGCACAAGCAGGACGTGCCGGACGCGGCCATGTGGCTGAGTTTCCTGGACGAGGCCGGCATCAGCGCCACCGTGCTGTACCCCAGCAACGCCGCGGCCGTGGGCATGGTGCGGCGGGTGGAGTGGTCGGTGGACCTGGCGCGGGCGTACAACGACTGGCTGCACGACAAGTTCCTGCGACAGAGCGAGCGGTTGCTCGGGGTCGCGCTGCTGCCGGTGCACGACGTCGGCGCCTGCGTGGCCGAGCTGCGCCGCTGCGTCGGCGAGCTGGGCTTCGTCGGCGCCATCCTGCCGTCCATCTCGTCGCCCTTGATGGCCTACGGCAACCCCGAGTTCGACCCCATCTTCGCCACCGCCAACGAGCTGGACACCATGGTGGCGATCCACGGGGGCTTCGTCGGCGCGCACAACTTCGCCGACCCGCTGCGCACATACCGCGAGGTCCGCTCGCTCAAGCACGTCGTACCGCTCATGAGCCACGCCACCAGCATGATCTCCCAAGGGGTGTTCGACCGCTACCCGAACCTGCGGGTGGCCTACCTGGAGGCCGGCTGCGGCTGGGTGCCCTACTTGATGGACGTTCTCGACGAACAGTTCGAGCGCAAGGGCGCCGCCGACCTCAAGCGCAAGCCCAGCGAGTACCTCATGGACCCCAACGTCTACTTCTCCTTCGAGATCGAGGAACGGACCCTGCCCTTCTTCCTCCAGCTCCTCGGCGACGAAAAGCTCGTGTGGCCCTCCGACTACCCCCACGAACGCCCGCGCGCCGAGTTCTTCGACGACCTCCCCGCCTTCTTCGCCCGCGAGGACGTCTCCGCGGAGTCGAAGCGCAAGATCCTGTCGGAGAATCCCAAGCGGCTGTACAAGATCTGA
- a CDS encoding metal ABC transporter substrate-binding protein produces the protein MAMLLALPAALAAASPRVVTTVAPITSIVENIAGDRAEVTGIVPEGVNSHTFRPVPSDARTMARADLIILNGLHLEIPTLKLAQANKRAKTPILMLADRTLAEQDYVFDFSFPSDQGHPNPHLWPDPVHVMSYARLVRDALIAADPAGRAVYEANAERYLAQLEALHKAIAAAVATVPERNRRLLTYHDSWPYFAKRYGFAVIGAVQPSSFAEPSPREVARLIDQLNRERVPAVFGSEVFPSPVLRQIAREAETQFIDELRDDDLPGEAGDPVHSYTGMMLANIRTIVTALGGTADALDTVDPVPVAGHHAKYR, from the coding sequence ATGGCCATGCTCCTGGCGCTTCCCGCCGCGCTCGCCGCCGCCTCCCCGCGAGTGGTCACCACCGTGGCGCCGATCACCAGCATCGTGGAAAACATCGCCGGAGACCGGGCCGAGGTCACCGGCATCGTCCCGGAGGGAGTGAACTCCCACACGTTCCGGCCGGTGCCGTCCGACGCCCGCACCATGGCCCGGGCGGACCTCATCATCCTGAACGGCCTTCACCTGGAGATCCCCACGCTGAAGCTGGCGCAGGCCAACAAGCGGGCGAAAACGCCCATCCTGATGCTGGCCGACCGCACCCTGGCCGAGCAGGACTACGTCTTCGACTTCAGCTTCCCCAGTGACCAGGGCCATCCCAACCCGCACCTGTGGCCCGATCCCGTGCACGTGATGAGCTACGCGCGCCTGGTGCGTGACGCCCTGATCGCGGCCGACCCGGCGGGCCGCGCCGTGTACGAGGCCAACGCCGAGCGCTACCTCGCGCAGCTCGAAGCCCTCCACAAGGCCATCGCCGCGGCCGTGGCCACCGTGCCGGAGCGCAACCGCCGGCTCCTCACCTACCACGACTCGTGGCCCTACTTCGCCAAGCGCTACGGCTTCGCCGTCATCGGCGCGGTGCAACCCTCGAGCTTCGCCGAGCCGAGCCCGCGCGAGGTGGCCCGGCTCATCGACCAGTTGAACCGCGAGCGGGTGCCCGCCGTGTTCGGCTCCGAGGTCTTCCCCAGCCCGGTGCTGCGCCAGATCGCCCGCGAGGCGGAGACGCAATTCATCGACGAGCTGCGGGACGACGACCTCCCCGGCGAGGCCGGCGACCCCGTCCACTCCTACACCGGCATGATGCTTGCCAACATCCGCACCATCGTCACCGCCCTGGGCGGCACCGCCGACGCCCTCGACACCGTGGACCCGGTGCCGGTGGCCGGGCATCACGCGAAATACCGGTAG
- a CDS encoding ABC transporter ATP-binding protein, which yields MYLDRRLLTHTRGVRARIAAAVVLGLCAVAAGISRLAFSGLVIAGVLTGQPFSSLVPYLGAVAGFIALRALFQYLRDVVSQETAARVKNTLHGKLYGHALDLGPGHFNQERTGDVLLSLGEGVERLQVFYGQFLPQMVVAAVAPVLIFFLMASFDVVIGVIFVVFALITLVTTPLFMVYNEETSRRRRTSYGAFSADFLDSIQGIATLKIFGRSRAQGARLAERARHLYRTTMGVLAVNMVSVGITTFGILGGTACALGWGALKVSAGELELRSLIVILLMGAEIFRPMRELMILYHQGIDAMASAEGIFKLLEAPVTVREPEPAEAATETAFTPAVRFEDVNFAYREGGRPALRGVSFDLRPGEKLGVVGPSGAGKSTLVNLMLRFGDPQQGRVLLGGRDVRAIPLHVLRRHIAVVAQDMYLFYGTIADNLRMARPEATREEIEAAARAANIHDFIAGLPQGYDTVVGERGARLSGGERQRIAIARAILKDAPILVLDEALSSVDAQSEAVINEALRKLMEGRTTLIIAHRLSSVIHADRILVVERGQVAETGGHAELLAGGGTYARLMAAQAHAGDAGALEELEAPAEEADAVAAEPAAAPAAGSARAAAPLSAFTVLRRLAALVRPFLHKVAVSFSAGVLFQASVVAAGAASALLVGQLIQGESITFHLIVLGAVVTLASVLSWADCWLPHDLAYQLLAEMRVDFYDTLDPLAPAYLSRRRSGDLVSIAGGDVETVELFFAHTISPAFIAVVVPVGILTVLGLVAWPLMLALSPFLVLLALSPFMAQKRSDRLGGAVRRELGQLNAHLVDSIQGMREVVAFGHEKRQLASVLANSLKLARTQLAFHRDQAVQASVNEAVTGIGALAVLGTGVYLVGQLQMERALLPLASVLALLAFGPITDIARTFKELMETLESGRRVFTVKDEPVPVRDGAGVPVLAANGHTPPAIRFDHVSFGYRAGNGLALRDVCLDVEAGQTVALVGPSGAGKSTCAHLLLRFWDPAGGAVTLAHRDLRDFTLDHLREQISLVSQDTYLFNTTLRDNLRLGRPEASQEEVEEAARLAHIHNFVARLPEGYDTVAGERGVQLSGGQRQRIAIARALLKDAPVLILDEATSHLDAINEELIQQALAELVQGRTTLVIAHRLSTIRDADRIVVMDSGAIAEQGTHDDLLRANGLYANLVMTQLVSAAEPARVAGG from the coding sequence ATGTACCTCGACCGGCGACTGCTGACCCACACCCGCGGCGTGCGCGCGCGCATCGCCGCCGCCGTCGTGCTCGGCCTGTGCGCCGTGGCCGCGGGCATCTCGCGGCTGGCGTTCTCCGGGCTGGTCATCGCCGGCGTCCTCACCGGGCAGCCGTTCTCGTCCTTGGTCCCCTACCTGGGAGCCGTGGCGGGCTTCATCGCGTTGCGCGCGCTGTTCCAGTACCTGCGCGACGTGGTGAGCCAGGAGACCGCGGCCCGGGTGAAGAACACGCTCCACGGCAAGCTCTACGGGCACGCCCTCGACCTGGGCCCCGGCCACTTCAACCAGGAGCGCACCGGCGACGTGCTGCTGTCGCTGGGCGAAGGGGTCGAGCGGCTCCAGGTCTTCTACGGCCAGTTCCTGCCGCAGATGGTGGTGGCGGCGGTGGCGCCGGTGCTGATCTTCTTCCTCATGGCGTCCTTCGACGTGGTCATCGGGGTCATCTTCGTGGTCTTCGCGCTGATCACGCTGGTGACCACGCCCCTGTTCATGGTCTACAACGAGGAGACCAGCCGGCGCCGGCGCACCTCCTACGGCGCCTTCAGCGCCGATTTCCTGGACAGCATCCAGGGCATCGCCACCCTCAAGATCTTCGGCCGGAGCCGCGCCCAGGGCGCGCGCCTGGCGGAACGCGCGCGCCATCTCTACCGCACCACCATGGGGGTGCTGGCGGTGAACATGGTGTCGGTGGGCATCACCACCTTCGGCATCCTCGGCGGCACCGCCTGTGCCCTGGGCTGGGGCGCCCTCAAGGTGAGCGCGGGCGAGCTGGAGCTGCGTTCGCTCATCGTCATCCTGCTCATGGGCGCGGAGATCTTCCGCCCCATGCGCGAGCTGATGATCCTCTACCACCAGGGCATCGACGCCATGGCCTCGGCCGAAGGGATCTTCAAGCTGCTGGAGGCGCCGGTGACGGTGCGCGAGCCCGAGCCCGCGGAGGCCGCCACCGAAACGGCGTTCACGCCCGCGGTCCGTTTCGAGGACGTGAACTTCGCGTACCGGGAAGGCGGCCGGCCCGCGCTGCGGGGCGTCTCCTTCGATCTCCGTCCCGGCGAGAAGCTCGGCGTGGTGGGTCCCAGCGGCGCCGGCAAGTCCACGCTGGTGAACCTGATGCTGCGCTTCGGCGACCCGCAACAGGGCCGCGTGCTCCTGGGCGGGCGCGACGTCCGCGCCATCCCGTTGCACGTGCTGCGCCGGCACATCGCGGTGGTGGCGCAGGACATGTACCTGTTCTACGGCACCATCGCCGACAACCTGCGCATGGCCCGGCCCGAGGCAACGCGGGAAGAGATCGAGGCGGCGGCGCGGGCGGCCAACATCCACGACTTCATCGCCGGGCTGCCCCAGGGCTACGACACGGTGGTGGGCGAGCGCGGCGCGCGCCTTTCCGGGGGCGAGCGCCAGCGCATCGCCATCGCCCGGGCGATCCTCAAGGACGCGCCCATCCTGGTGCTCGACGAGGCCCTGTCCAGCGTGGACGCCCAGAGCGAGGCGGTGATCAACGAGGCCCTGCGCAAGCTTATGGAGGGGCGCACGACCTTGATCATCGCGCACCGCCTGTCGAGCGTCATCCACGCCGACCGCATCCTCGTAGTGGAGCGCGGGCAGGTGGCGGAGACCGGCGGCCACGCCGAGCTCCTGGCGGGCGGCGGCACCTACGCCCGGCTCATGGCGGCCCAGGCCCATGCGGGCGACGCCGGGGCGCTGGAGGAACTGGAGGCGCCCGCCGAGGAAGCGGACGCGGTGGCGGCCGAACCCGCGGCGGCCCCAGCGGCCGGGTCCGCGCGCGCCGCGGCGCCGCTTTCCGCCTTCACCGTGCTGCGCCGCCTGGCGGCGCTGGTGCGCCCGTTCCTGCACAAGGTGGCGGTGTCGTTCTCGGCCGGGGTGCTGTTCCAGGCGTCGGTGGTGGCCGCGGGCGCGGCCAGCGCGCTGCTGGTGGGGCAGCTCATCCAGGGCGAGAGCATCACCTTCCACCTGATCGTGTTGGGGGCGGTGGTGACCCTGGCGTCGGTGCTGTCCTGGGCCGACTGCTGGCTGCCCCACGACCTCGCGTACCAGCTCCTGGCCGAGATGCGCGTCGACTTCTACGACACCCTGGACCCGCTGGCGCCCGCCTACCTGTCCCGGCGCCGCTCCGGCGACCTGGTGAGCATCGCAGGCGGCGACGTAGAGACCGTGGAGCTGTTCTTCGCCCACACCATCTCCCCGGCCTTCATCGCCGTGGTGGTGCCGGTGGGCATCCTCACCGTGCTGGGCCTGGTGGCGTGGCCGCTGATGCTGGCGCTGTCACCCTTCCTGGTGCTGCTGGCGCTGTCGCCGTTCATGGCGCAGAAGCGCTCGGACCGGCTGGGGGGCGCGGTGCGCCGGGAGCTGGGCCAGCTCAACGCCCACCTGGTGGACAGCATCCAGGGCATGCGCGAGGTGGTCGCCTTCGGGCACGAGAAGCGCCAGCTCGCCTCGGTGCTGGCCAACAGCCTGAAGCTCGCCCGGACGCAGCTCGCGTTCCACCGGGACCAGGCGGTGCAGGCGAGCGTGAACGAGGCGGTGACCGGCATCGGCGCCCTGGCGGTGCTGGGCACCGGCGTGTACCTGGTGGGCCAGCTCCAGATGGAGCGGGCGCTCCTGCCGCTGGCCAGCGTGCTGGCGCTCCTGGCCTTCGGCCCCATCACCGACATCGCGCGCACCTTCAAGGAGCTGATGGAGACGCTGGAGTCCGGGCGGCGCGTGTTCACCGTCAAGGACGAGCCGGTGCCCGTGCGGGACGGCGCCGGCGTGCCCGTGCTCGCGGCCAACGGCCACACGCCGCCGGCCATCCGCTTCGACCACGTGAGCTTCGGCTACCGCGCCGGCAACGGCCTCGCGCTGCGGGACGTGTGCCTGGACGTGGAAGCGGGCCAGACCGTGGCGCTGGTGGGGCCGTCCGGCGCGGGCAAGAGCACCTGCGCGCACCTGCTGCTGCGCTTCTGGGACCCGGCCGGCGGCGCCGTGACCCTGGCGCACCGGGACCTGCGGGACTTCACCCTGGACCACCTGCGGGAGCAGATCTCCCTGGTTTCCCAGGACACCTATCTCTTCAACACCACGCTGCGCGACAACCTGCGGCTGGGCCGCCCCGAGGCCTCCCAGGAAGAAGTGGAAGAGGCCGCGCGCCTGGCGCACATCCACAACTTCGTCGCGCGCCTGCCCGAGGGCTACGACACCGTGGCGGGGGAGCGCGGCGTGCAGCTCTCCGGCGGCCAGCGGCAGCGCATCGCCATCGCCCGCGCCTTGCTCAAGGACGCCCCCGTGCTGATCCTGGACGAGGCCACCTCGCACCTCGACGCCATCAACGAAGAGCTGATCCAGCAGGCCCTGGCCGAGCTCGTCCAGGGCCGCACCACCCTGGTCATCGCCCACCGCCTGTCCACCATCCGCGACGCCGACCGCATCGTCGTGATGGACTCCGGCGCCATCGCCGAGCAGGGCACCCACGACGACCTGCTCCGCGCCAACGGCCTCTACGCCAACCTGGTCATGACCCAGCTTGTGAGCGCCGCCGAGCCAGCGCGGGTGGCGGGAGGATAG
- a CDS encoding Fe(3+) ABC transporter substrate-binding protein, which yields MAGRQLANRVLVSLAAIVGLSMGVAATAVADGEVNIYSYRQPFLIKPMLNAFTNQTGIKTNVVFAPKGMIERLKREGRNSPADMILTVDIGRINDAVEADVLQPVKSKKLLANIPSHDRDPSGLWYALTRRARVVYASRERVKPGDLSTYEALVDPKWKGRICIRSSQHVYNVALLASLVAHHGEAKAEEWAQGLKANLARKPQGNDRAQVKAVFAGECDLALGNTYYMGKMLTNEKQIAWAESVFVFFPNQNGRGAHMNISGVGVTKHAPRKENAVKLLEFLSDDLAQKMYAEQNFEYPVKPGVPWSGLVESWGRFKADDIDMTKVAKNRATAIRIFDRVGIP from the coding sequence ATGGCAGGAAGACAGTTAGCGAACAGGGTGCTGGTGTCCTTGGCGGCGATCGTTGGCCTTTCCATGGGTGTCGCGGCAACCGCCGTGGCGGACGGCGAGGTCAACATCTACTCCTACCGGCAGCCGTTCCTCATCAAGCCGATGCTGAATGCCTTCACTAATCAGACCGGTATCAAGACCAATGTGGTGTTCGCGCCCAAGGGGATGATCGAACGCCTCAAGCGCGAGGGCAGGAACAGCCCCGCCGACATGATCCTGACCGTGGACATCGGGCGGATCAACGACGCCGTGGAAGCGGACGTGTTGCAGCCGGTGAAGTCGAAGAAGCTCTTGGCGAACATTCCGTCGCACGACCGGGACCCGTCGGGCCTGTGGTACGCGCTCACGAGGCGCGCCCGCGTCGTCTACGCCTCCAGGGAACGCGTGAAGCCCGGCGACCTCTCCACCTACGAGGCCCTGGTCGATCCCAAGTGGAAGGGCCGCATCTGCATCCGTTCGTCGCAGCACGTCTACAACGTGGCCCTGCTCGCCTCCCTGGTGGCGCACCACGGCGAGGCCAAGGCGGAGGAATGGGCGCAGGGACTGAAAGCGAACCTGGCGCGCAAGCCTCAGGGCAACGACCGCGCGCAGGTCAAGGCCGTCTTCGCGGGCGAATGCGACCTGGCCCTCGGCAACACCTACTACATGGGCAAGATGCTCACCAACGAGAAGCAGATCGCGTGGGCAGAGTCCGTGTTCGTCTTCTTCCCCAACCAGAACGGCCGCGGCGCGCACATGAACATCAGCGGCGTCGGGGTCACCAAGCATGCGCCGCGGAAGGAGAACGCCGTCAAGCTGCTGGAATTCCTCAGCGACGACCTGGCCCAGAAGATGTACGCGGAGCAGAACTTCGAGTATCCCGTCAAGCCCGGCGTACCCTGGTCCGGTTTGGTGGAGTCGTGGGGCAGGTTCAAGGCGGACGACATCGACATGACCAAGGTCGCCAAGAACCGCGCCACGGCCATCCGGATCTTCGACCGCGTCGGCATTCCGTAG